One window of Dehalobacterium formicoaceticum genomic DNA carries:
- a CDS encoding TetR/AcrR family transcriptional regulator — MDRRIIKSQVAIKKAFIDLMTEMSFDNITIQNISDRANVSRGTFYLHYIDKFDLLDKLIASHLDELQAICKTKADFGLEDALLRWTVYFENNYLFFSTILTSKGAYCFSSHFLEMVKKQLRMEINFDEGINRGVHKDIVYHFLGSAITGLIEWWFINKRPVSSHVLAEQLSTLLERNL, encoded by the coding sequence ATGGATAGAAGAATAATTAAATCTCAGGTTGCGATTAAAAAAGCATTTATTGACCTGATGACAGAAATGAGTTTTGATAACATCACCATCCAGAATATTTCTGATCGGGCAAATGTCAGTCGTGGAACTTTTTATCTTCACTATATTGATAAATTTGATCTGTTAGATAAACTCATAGCATCTCATTTGGATGAACTCCAGGCAATTTGCAAAACCAAAGCAGATTTTGGCCTCGAAGATGCCTTGTTAAGGTGGACTGTGTACTTTGAAAACAACTATTTGTTTTTTTCCACAATACTGACTAGTAAAGGAGCCTACTGCTTTAGCAGCCACTTTCTGGAGATGGTTAAGAAACAATTGCGGATGGAAATTAATTTCGATGAGGGCATAAACCGTGGAGTGCATAAGGATATCGTCTATCATTTTTTGGGGTCCGCGATAACAGGGCTAATTGAATGGTGGTTTATCAATAAAAGGCCGGTTTCATCACATGTCCTAGCAGAACAGCTTAGCACTTTATTAGAGCGCAATCTATAA
- a CDS encoding YvrJ family protein, with product MEELITIISNVGFPIAISAYLLIRIEKKLDTLSESIAELAKVIEFLKK from the coding sequence ATGGAAGAACTGATTACAATCATCAGCAATGTAGGATTTCCCATTGCCATTTCAGCATATCTGCTGATCCGTATTGAAAAAAAACTGGATACCCTAAGTGAGAGCATTGCCGAACTGGCCAAAGTCATCGAATTTCTGAAAAAATAG
- a CDS encoding response regulator transcription factor, with product MEMKILIIEDEVKIARFLELELSHEGYEVDVAHEGRIGYEKAASGKADLIILDLMLPGLSGIEICRRIRRESDVPIIMLTAKDDVTDKVMGLDSGADDYMTKPFAIEELLARIRVALKRKEKTLHQAQTIQAGGLTLYKDEYRVTYQGEEVALSKTEFELLKYLMENKGMVLSREKILEHVWGYDYVGDTNITDVYISYLRNKIDQKYDLPFIHTVRGVGYLLKDYEK from the coding sequence ATGGAAATGAAAATTCTCATCATCGAGGATGAAGTTAAAATTGCACGATTTCTGGAACTGGAGCTGTCCCATGAAGGCTATGAGGTGGATGTCGCCCACGAAGGAAGAATCGGCTATGAAAAGGCAGCTTCCGGAAAAGCTGATTTAATCATCCTGGATCTGATGCTGCCCGGTTTAAGCGGCATTGAAATCTGCCGGCGTATCCGGCGGGAATCGGATGTGCCCATTATTATGCTCACCGCCAAAGATGATGTTACCGATAAGGTCATGGGTCTGGACAGCGGCGCCGACGACTATATGACCAAGCCTTTTGCCATTGAGGAATTATTAGCCCGCATCAGAGTTGCCTTGAAACGAAAAGAAAAAACGTTACACCAGGCTCAGACCATCCAAGCAGGCGGCCTCACCCTCTATAAGGATGAGTACCGGGTAACCTATCAAGGGGAAGAAGTGGCTCTTTCCAAAACGGAATTTGAGCTACTGAAATATTTAATGGAAAATAAGGGCATGGTCCTCTCCCGGGAAAAAATCCTGGAACATGTCTGGGGCTATGACTACGTGGGAGATACTAATATTACCGACGTTTATATCAGCTATTTGCGCAACAAAATCGATCAAAAATATGATCTTCCTTTTATCCACACGGTGCGCGGCGTGGGATATCTGTTAAAAGACTATGAAAAATAA
- a CDS encoding zf-HC2 domain-containing protein, translated as MSKECNLVRELFPLYAEQLVSAETAAYIEDHLAGCPACTREWEGLNRPLPDPLPQENRTSHQGFERKLFTKLKKTMVIAALLIVMGGTGIAGASYLAGKNIGMDDPVYRFAQELDLFTEINATKTVDDIQITVNKGLFDSTRSVIFLQFSDSSQSFPQVTLADDQGNQYDEKSGKGWENKYFMLEFEPLKPEAQAVNLSLALGEAGEETKARTEYTFPVDVVKTAQYTRIIYPNQEKTVASLRISLEKVILGVSESEVRLKLDWPTDYSVAGIGVGRGEAYFPTSIVKAPDTPPPPGEALPPPGGLMSGYASASGINYSSDGPPENRPALYDLTKRSEVEVENGEYRTTQFPCQVEATLKFAPVSQETEELEVLLPPIYLYQKVAEDNELLLDFRENGGSSINDKDNKDNMGNIDNKDNEDNMGDNGKKEINLSKSMAYPEGEIILEKAWRENDTVSISYRLSSASAPGAVLPHFELKSNQGMKLGEARFDRENPNLLIFSLYEPGSEEMILSLDSIGNLLPREKFTLDFGDSKE; from the coding sequence ATGAGCAAAGAATGCAATTTAGTCCGGGAACTATTTCCTTTGTATGCGGAACAATTAGTAAGTGCAGAGACGGCAGCATACATCGAAGATCATCTCGCCGGTTGTCCTGCCTGTACCCGGGAATGGGAAGGGTTAAACCGGCCGCTGCCGGATCCCCTGCCCCAAGAAAACCGTACATCTCATCAAGGATTTGAAAGAAAACTTTTCACGAAACTGAAAAAAACAATGGTTATAGCCGCATTATTGATCGTCATGGGGGGAACGGGCATTGCCGGTGCCTCCTACCTTGCGGGAAAGAATATAGGTATGGATGATCCGGTCTACCGCTTTGCCCAGGAGCTGGACCTGTTTACAGAAATAAATGCAACGAAAACAGTAGATGATATCCAAATCACGGTCAATAAGGGCTTATTTGACAGCACCCGTTCTGTGATCTTTCTCCAGTTTTCTGACTCCTCCCAATCCTTCCCTCAGGTGACCCTGGCAGACGACCAGGGAAATCAGTATGATGAAAAGAGCGGTAAGGGCTGGGAGAACAAATATTTTATGCTGGAATTTGAGCCCTTAAAACCTGAAGCTCAAGCGGTTAATTTGTCCCTGGCGTTGGGGGAGGCGGGGGAGGAAACTAAAGCAAGAACGGAATATACATTTCCCGTAGATGTGGTAAAAACGGCCCAGTATACCAGGATTATCTATCCTAATCAGGAAAAAACAGTGGCATCCCTTAGGATTTCCCTGGAAAAAGTGATTTTGGGCGTGAGTGAATCAGAAGTCAGATTAAAGCTTGACTGGCCGACGGATTATTCTGTAGCCGGGATCGGCGTGGGCAGGGGGGAGGCTTATTTTCCCACCTCCATCGTTAAAGCACCCGATACTCCGCCCCCACCCGGGGAGGCTCTGCCTCCCCCCGGAGGGCTGATGTCCGGTTATGCCTCGGCATCCGGGATAAACTATTCGTCTGATGGTCCGCCGGAAAACCGCCCGGCCCTTTATGACCTGACCAAACGCAGTGAGGTAGAGGTAGAAAACGGTGAGTACAGGACTACACAGTTTCCCTGTCAAGTGGAGGCAACTTTAAAATTTGCCCCGGTTTCCCAGGAAACGGAGGAGTTGGAGGTTCTTTTGCCCCCCATCTATCTCTATCAGAAAGTCGCGGAGGACAATGAGCTGCTGCTGGACTTCCGGGAAAATGGGGGTAGCAGTATAAATGATAAGGATAATAAAGATAATATGGGTAATATAGATAATAAAGATAATGAGGATAATATGGGTGATAATGGTAAAAAGGAAATTAATCTGTCAAAAAGCATGGCCTATCCGGAAGGGGAGATTATTTTAGAAAAAGCCTGGCGGGAAAATGACACGGTATCCATCAGCTACCGATTATCATCAGCTTCTGCCCCTGGGGCGGTTTTGCCTCATTTTGAACTTAAAAGCAACCAGGGGATGAAGCTGGGCGAAGCCCGTTTTGATCGGGAAAACCCTAACTTGCTCATATTTTCCCTATATGAGCCGGGTTCAGAGGAAATGATTCTTAGCCTGGATAGTATAGGTAACCTGCTGCCCAGAGAAAAATTCACCCTGGATTTCGGAGATAGTAAGGAGTAA
- a CDS encoding KamA family radical SAM protein, with the protein MARAAELKDQITDYLEAKNQITVGLEIQEKINERKEKIKKLLNADENDWHNWQWQLSHRVDHLDTLSKIINLSKEEKLEIQEVEQVYRWAVSPYYCSLMDEFDTHCPIRLISLPQGKELADATGILDPMQEEQTNPAGVITRRYPDRLIINVTSECSSYCRFCQRRRNIGCHYGMASQEVIAESIDYIKNNKEIRDVLITGGDPLILGTPQLESILGKIRAIPHVEIIRIGTRVPVTLPMRITKDLCEMLKKYHPVYINTHFNHPLEISEESKEGVERLADAGIPVGNQMVLLQGINNDKNIVKRLNQELLRVRVKPYYIFHPKSVKGTAHFKCSIDEGIEVMEHLRGYTSGLAIPQYIVNAPNGLGKVPILPQYLISRGKGYFVVRTWEGKIVKIDDK; encoded by the coding sequence ATCGCCCGGGCTGCTGAATTAAAAGATCAAATTACGGACTACCTGGAGGCCAAAAACCAGATTACCGTTGGTCTCGAGATCCAGGAAAAAATCAATGAGCGCAAAGAAAAAATCAAAAAGCTCCTTAACGCCGACGAAAATGACTGGCATAATTGGCAATGGCAGTTAAGCCATCGGGTTGATCACCTGGATACCTTAAGTAAAATTATCAATCTCAGCAAGGAAGAAAAATTGGAAATTCAGGAAGTGGAACAGGTTTATCGCTGGGCGGTGTCGCCCTATTACTGCTCTTTAATGGACGAATTCGACACCCATTGCCCCATCAGGCTGATCAGCCTTCCTCAGGGAAAAGAATTAGCTGATGCGACAGGGATCTTAGATCCCATGCAGGAGGAACAAACCAATCCGGCCGGGGTCATTACCAGAAGGTACCCGGACCGGTTGATCATCAACGTCACCAGCGAATGCAGCTCATACTGCCGATTTTGTCAAAGAAGGAGAAACATTGGCTGTCACTACGGCATGGCGTCCCAAGAGGTCATCGCAGAATCCATTGATTATATCAAAAACAACAAAGAAATTCGCGATGTTTTGATTACAGGGGGAGATCCTCTTATTTTAGGCACCCCCCAATTGGAATCAATTTTAGGAAAGATCAGGGCCATCCCCCATGTGGAGATCATTCGGATTGGGACAAGAGTTCCCGTCACTTTGCCCATGAGAATTACCAAGGATCTGTGTGAAATGTTAAAAAAATATCACCCTGTTTATATTAATACCCACTTTAATCATCCCCTTGAGATCAGCGAAGAGTCAAAAGAAGGGGTGGAAAGACTGGCGGATGCAGGGATTCCGGTCGGAAATCAAATGGTGCTTTTACAGGGAATCAATAATGATAAGAATATCGTCAAACGCTTAAATCAAGAGCTGCTTAGAGTACGGGTGAAGCCTTATTACATCTTTCACCCCAAATCAGTGAAAGGCACGGCTCATTTTAAATGCTCCATCGATGAAGGAATTGAAGTTATGGAGCATTTGCGGGGGTACACTTCCGGATTAGCTATTCCCCAGTATATAGTGAACGCCCCCAATGGCCTGGGTAAAGTACCCATCTTGCCCCAATATCTCATCTCTAGGGGAAAAGGATATTTTGTCGTCCGTACCTGGGAAGGAAAAATTGTTAAAATAGATGACAAATAA
- a CDS encoding RNA polymerase sigma factor, translated as MEKIRELYELHKETIFRYFYRMTGDEEEAGDLTQETFYQACLSFYRFRNDSSLKTWLFSIARNVYLKNLRDQKSHKTISWEENMDLNCSELSEADNPQELLIFKEERGMIRKALVELSETFRTILILREYEGFSYEEIACVFGQTVNWARVNFFRAKGQLGERYRELGGEDGK; from the coding sequence ATGGAAAAGATTCGAGAACTTTATGAACTTCATAAAGAAACAATTTTTCGCTACTTTTATCGCATGACCGGTGATGAGGAAGAGGCGGGTGATTTGACTCAGGAGACTTTTTATCAGGCCTGCCTTTCTTTTTACCGTTTCAGAAATGATTCTTCCCTTAAAACTTGGCTTTTCTCCATTGCCCGCAATGTTTATCTCAAAAATCTTCGGGACCAAAAAAGCCACAAAACTATTTCCTGGGAGGAAAATATGGATTTAAATTGCTCGGAGCTTTCGGAAGCTGATAATCCTCAAGAACTTTTAATTTTTAAGGAGGAGCGAGGAATGATCAGAAAGGCCCTGGTTGAGCTTTCTGAAACTTTTCGCACGATCTTGATTTTGCGAGAATATGAGGGTTTCTCTTATGAGGAAATAGCCTGTGTTTTTGGTCAAACAGTCAATTGGGCAAGGGTAAACTTTTTTCGGGCAAAAGGGCAGTTAGGTGAACGATATCGGGAACTGGGGGGTGAGGATGGAAAATGA
- a CDS encoding sensor histidine kinase: protein MKNNGQGQMSKRLRKILALPVSGIRFFNRTIREKLEFSIRFKLSVNFLKIFIKAMVLAGLGIFFIFGASNIFLAVQGDYTALENFLETEMKAPVDHQSDHQRGGLAAEEGEVQSSLSRIKEFAAKEDLPLMVYDQSRSRTLILATDPTLANDGFPRLIGVVGRDKHTYLAVNRDSINRLRSSPLLRFFPFFANQNPSSIPLPYTLVSYTDLGPVLTGMIRLAKIMLVVGTLVFLLSLISIAMIGRGFFQPIKEMTQTVRDISERNLNLRLNVSGSKDELKELAMTFNEMMNRIENNYNRQKQFVSDASHELRTPIAVIQGYADMLDRWGKDDREVLQESIDAIKNEGENMKELIDKLLFLARHDKENFVLQKEEFNLTEVLQEIAKETQIIDDTHKISFDIQGQGEARICADKNRIKQAIRIFIDNALKYTPPGGEIAVTLGRTEDFWTISIKDSGIGMTGEELEHIFDRFYRSEASRTKEKGGHGLGLAIAKIIILGHQGKIKVKSRPGMGSEFIIFLK from the coding sequence ATGAAAAATAACGGTCAGGGGCAGATGAGCAAGCGGCTGAGGAAAATCCTTGCCCTGCCTGTGTCAGGGATCAGGTTTTTTAACCGTACCATCCGGGAAAAGCTGGAGTTTTCCATCCGCTTTAAATTATCGGTCAATTTTCTGAAAATTTTCATCAAAGCCATGGTGCTGGCCGGCCTGGGCATATTTTTTATCTTTGGCGCCTCCAATATTTTTCTCGCTGTGCAGGGGGACTATACTGCTCTGGAAAATTTCCTGGAGACAGAGATGAAAGCTCCTGTTGATCATCAAAGTGATCATCAACGGGGAGGACTGGCAGCAGAAGAGGGGGAAGTACAGTCTAGCCTCAGCCGTATCAAAGAATTTGCAGCGAAAGAGGATTTACCTCTGATGGTTTATGATCAGTCCCGGTCCCGGACCTTGATTCTGGCCACGGATCCGACACTCGCCAATGACGGTTTTCCCCGGCTCATCGGTGTGGTAGGAAGGGACAAACATACCTATCTGGCCGTGAACAGGGACAGTATCAATCGGCTCCGTTCCTCCCCGCTCCTTAGATTTTTTCCTTTTTTTGCTAACCAGAATCCCAGCAGCATCCCCCTCCCTTACACCCTGGTCAGCTACACTGACTTAGGGCCGGTGCTTACGGGGATGATTCGTCTTGCCAAAATTATGCTGGTGGTGGGCACCCTGGTTTTCCTCTTATCCCTGATCTCCATCGCCATGATCGGCCGGGGGTTTTTTCAGCCGATTAAAGAAATGACCCAAACCGTCCGGGATATTTCAGAACGAAATTTAAATCTCCGCCTTAACGTCAGCGGTTCCAAGGACGAATTAAAGGAGCTGGCCATGACCTTTAACGAGATGATGAACCGCATTGAGAATAATTATAACCGGCAAAAACAGTTTGTCTCCGATGCTTCCCATGAATTAAGAACGCCCATTGCCGTGATTCAGGGTTATGCCGACATGCTGGACCGCTGGGGCAAGGATGACCGGGAAGTGCTCCAGGAATCCATCGACGCCATCAAAAATGAAGGGGAAAATATGAAGGAGTTGATTGACAAACTCTTATTTCTGGCCCGGCACGACAAAGAAAACTTCGTGCTGCAAAAGGAAGAATTCAATCTGACAGAAGTCCTGCAGGAAATCGCCAAAGAAACTCAAATTATTGACGACACCCATAAGATCTCTTTTGATATCCAGGGCCAGGGGGAGGCAAGGATCTGTGCCGACAAAAATCGCATCAAACAGGCAATCCGCATCTTCATTGATAATGCCCTGAAGTATACGCCGCCGGGGGGGGAGATCGCTGTCACCCTGGGCCGGACAGAAGATTTCTGGACCATCAGCATTAAGGATTCCGGCATCGGGATGACCGGGGAAGAACTGGAACATATTTTTGACAGGTTTTATCGGTCGGAAGCATCCCGTACCAAAGAAAAAGGCGGGCACGGCCTAGGCCTGGCCATCGCCAAAATTATTATTCTGGGCCACCAGGGAAAAATAAAAGTCAAAAGCCGGCCGGGGATGGGATCGGAATTTATTATCTTTTTAAAATAA
- a CDS encoding N-acetylmuramoyl-L-alanine amidase: protein MRDATTISSVKNVTTRINLKVRGEPKDQSTLLGIAPAGTRLIVLGERKKWFKVLFGNAIGWVFKEYVELTQKDENHKNIDKTDKIDKIDKISRIYKVFIDPGHGGKDPGAVGQKGTREKDLTLTLSKYLKEELEKLGSFAVKLSRDQDQYVDLKARGRAALHWGADIFISEHFNAAGNREAKGVEVFYSIDLPETKGKATELSRVIAQVSRTNNRGAKVDKSSRYPGEDRITVLDITQDGGIPLVFLVENGFISNPLEEDSLRQDHVLREIAQVQAKTIYSWRETRPAAI from the coding sequence ATGAGAGATGCGACCACAATCAGCAGCGTAAAAAATGTCACCACCAGGATCAACTTGAAGGTGCGTGGGGAGCCAAAGGATCAAAGTACCCTTTTGGGTATAGCTCCTGCCGGAACCAGACTGATCGTTTTGGGAGAGCGCAAAAAGTGGTTTAAGGTCTTATTTGGAAATGCCATCGGCTGGGTTTTTAAAGAATATGTGGAGCTGACCCAAAAGGATGAGAATCATAAAAATATTGACAAGACTGATAAGATTGACAAAATTGACAAGATCAGCAGGATTTATAAGGTTTTTATTGATCCCGGCCATGGGGGAAAAGACCCGGGGGCCGTGGGACAGAAAGGCACCAGGGAAAAGGATTTGACCCTGACCCTGAGTAAATATTTAAAAGAGGAATTAGAGAAGCTGGGGAGTTTTGCCGTGAAATTAAGCCGGGATCAGGATCAGTATGTTGATCTTAAAGCCCGGGGCAGGGCAGCCCTCCATTGGGGAGCAGACATCTTTATCTCAGAGCATTTTAATGCCGCCGGAAACCGGGAAGCCAAAGGAGTGGAGGTCTTCTACAGCATTGATTTACCGGAAACGAAGGGCAAGGCCACGGAGCTTTCAAGGGTGATTGCCCAAGTGTCAAGAACTAACAACCGGGGAGCGAAGGTGGATAAAAGCTCCCGGTACCCCGGGGAGGACCGGATTACGGTACTGGATATCACCCAGGACGGAGGGATCCCTCTTGTTTTCCTGGTGGAAAACGGTTTTATCAGCAACCCCCTGGAGGAAGACAGCTTAAGACAAGATCATGTTTTAAGAGAAATTGCCCAAGTGCAGGCGAAAACAATCTACAGTTGGCGGGAAACACGCCCTGCCGCGATCTGA
- a CDS encoding DUF1659 domain-containing protein, which produces MAVVVTPVTSKMKLRFQTGLDGEGNPVYKNKTISNVKVDALDQDVLDTANALSTLLADALAAVFRIDDSDLAEGV; this is translated from the coding sequence ATGGCAGTAGTGGTAACCCCGGTCACCAGTAAAATGAAGCTCCGTTTTCAAACGGGACTGGATGGGGAAGGCAATCCTGTGTACAAAAACAAAACCATCAGCAATGTGAAGGTGGATGCCCTGGATCAGGACGTTTTGGACACAGCCAATGCTTTAAGCACTCTTTTAGCCGATGCGCTGGCAGCTGTCTTTCGCATTGACGACAGCGACCTGGCTGAAGGTGTGTAA
- a CDS encoding sigma factor-like helix-turn-helix DNA-binding protein: MASLHQSREHINTYLDPVCLSKIYNFAYRLSGNEKTAEILTEQAYFHDRSAQNDQVILLQLVWQDWLNWQKNLNFDQVKEVKEVKKVKKFNEINDAQEALLCLPSEWRSAVILRDLLTYSYGEIAFVLHKSEKEVGHLISSGRLRMREILVEHQIVVG, from the coding sequence TTGGCTAGTTTGCACCAGAGTCGTGAGCATATCAATACATATTTAGACCCCGTCTGTCTTAGTAAGATATATAATTTTGCCTACCGTTTATCAGGGAATGAAAAGACTGCTGAGATATTAACGGAACAAGCATATTTTCATGATCGCAGCGCACAAAACGACCAAGTGATCCTGTTACAGCTGGTTTGGCAGGATTGGCTAAATTGGCAAAAAAATTTAAATTTTGATCAAGTTAAGGAAGTTAAGGAAGTTAAGAAAGTTAAGAAATTTAATGAAATAAACGATGCCCAGGAAGCTCTCCTTTGTTTGCCATCGGAGTGGCGTTCTGCGGTAATTCTTCGGGATCTCCTGACTTATTCATATGGGGAGATTGCTTTTGTATTGCATAAATCCGAAAAGGAGGTAGGACATCTGATTTCATCAGGGAGATTGAGGATGAGGGAAATTTTAGTAGAACATCAGATAGTTGTCGGTTAA
- a CDS encoding DUF2922 domain-containing protein, which produces MAETKKTLRMSFGTETGTTVSFSFDNPKEGLTQGEIAAAMDDIIAKNIFLSTGGDLVEKKDAKIIDTVTTDMYDPA; this is translated from the coding sequence ATGGCTGAAACAAAAAAGACATTGCGCATGTCCTTCGGTACTGAAACCGGTACCACCGTGTCCTTTAGTTTCGATAACCCCAAAGAGGGTTTGACCCAGGGGGAGATTGCGGCTGCGATGGATGATATCATCGCCAAAAACATCTTTCTCAGTACCGGCGGTGACCTGGTAGAAAAGAAAGACGCCAAAATCATCGATACGGTAACGACGGATATGTATGATCCAGCCTAA
- a CDS encoding transposase, with amino-acid sequence MGNHIHLLIKEEKEALEIIMRRIGASYVYWYNLKYNRYGHLFQDRYKSEVVEDESYFLIVLRYIHQNPVKAGIAADAANYNWSSYNEYVGKRAIVDTDFALRIFSSDREKALESFKRFHQISSDDLCLDVTRQNARLTGISRGIVLKA; translated from the coding sequence ATGGGAAATCATATTCATCTGCTGATTAAGGAAGAAAAAGAAGCTCTGGAAATAATAATGCGTCGCATAGGAGCAAGTTACGTGTACTGGTATAATCTAAAATATAATCGGTACGGGCATTTATTTCAGGATAGATATAAAAGTGAAGTGGTGGAAGATGAGAGCTATTTTTTAATTGTATTAAGATATATACACCAAAACCCGGTAAAAGCAGGAATAGCAGCTGATGCTGCAAATTATAATTGGAGCAGTTATAATGAATATGTTGGTAAGAGGGCAATTGTAGATACCGATTTTGCATTGAGGATATTTAGTAGTGATAGGGAAAAGGCATTGGAAAGCTTTAAGAGATTTCATCAGATAAGCAGTGACGATCTTTGTTTGGATGTTACAAGGCAAAATGCAAGATTAACGGGTATAAGTAGGGGAATAGTTTTAAAAGCATAG
- a CDS encoding DUF4342 domain-containing protein encodes MTIDMKLIDEMRKRTNCSYQEAKELLEKHNGDLIEAIVEFEKKQAQYGNFSGYNGNSSTFGNRVKRMFHKGNVTRFSVEKGEETYLNIPVNILLLILLITMPIFWFYAILVGVLYVLGYKIRIKKDAGRTVEINTIMDDLSSKVKSAAKWDEKPAANTNQTPGAKKDQGENEITIE; translated from the coding sequence ATGACCATTGATATGAAACTGATTGATGAAATGCGCAAAAGAACCAACTGCAGCTATCAGGAAGCGAAGGAACTGCTGGAGAAACATAACGGAGACCTGATTGAAGCCATTGTAGAATTTGAGAAAAAGCAAGCCCAGTACGGGAACTTTTCCGGTTACAATGGAAACAGCTCCACCTTTGGCAACCGGGTCAAAAGGATGTTCCATAAAGGAAATGTCACTCGTTTTTCTGTGGAAAAAGGGGAAGAAACCTACTTAAATATTCCCGTGAATATCCTCCTGCTGATCCTGCTCATCACCATGCCTATCTTCTGGTTCTACGCGATTTTGGTTGGTGTCCTCTATGTCCTGGGTTACAAAATCAGGATAAAAAAGGATGCCGGACGGACAGTTGAAATTAACACCATCATGGATGATTTAAGCAGCAAGGTCAAATCCGCCGCAAAATGGGATGAAAAACCGGCTGCTAACACGAATCAAACACCGGGCGCAAAGAAAGATCAGGGAGAGAATGAGATCACCATCGAATAA
- a CDS encoding ester cyclase: protein MTIEQNKGVIRDLIEENSVDGIDELCALNFVGHLPYFPVPVGKAEFLEFAKMLFTAFPDLNHDIEFQVAENDIVTSCINVSGTHLGEFKVGENEGIPATGNKVEFYDLLIARMENGKAVEIWAQLDALGLLRQLGAPFLK from the coding sequence ATGACAATTGAACAAAACAAAGGAGTTATACGTGATTTAATCGAAGAGAATAGTGTTGATGGTATTGATGAACTATGTGCTTTAAATTTCGTTGGGCATCTTCCGTACTTTCCCGTTCCAGTAGGTAAAGCTGAGTTTCTTGAATTTGCAAAAATGCTATTCACTGCGTTTCCTGATTTGAATCATGATATTGAGTTTCAGGTAGCGGAAAATGATATAGTTACCAGTTGCATAAATGTCAGTGGGACACATCTAGGAGAGTTTAAGGTGGGAGAGAATGAGGGGATACCAGCTACTGGTAATAAAGTTGAGTTTTATGATTTGCTTATCGCCCGGATGGAAAATGGTAAAGCAGTGGAGATATGGGCGCAATTAGATGCTTTAGGACTGCTGCGGCAGTTAGGTGCTCCCTTTTTGAAATAA